Proteins encoded in a region of the Streptomyces sp. NBC_01471 genome:
- a CDS encoding LacI family DNA-binding transcriptional regulator — translation MASIKDVAAGAEVSVATVSRVLNGHPSVRPDTRTRVMAAVEALGYRPNAVARSLRTQQTRTLGLVISDVLNPYFTELARSVEDEARAHGYSVIIGNADEQPALQDHHIRTLTDRRIDGLLVSPTDGGSPLMLDAVRAGVPMVFVDRWIPGVDVPVVRSDGRGAVRDLVAHLYALGHRRLSIIAGPATTTTGSERVDAFREALREHGLPLPDARIGHGDFQAASGRREAARLLALAEPPDVIFAADNLMALGAMDAIRSHGLRIPQDIALAAFDDIPWFVHTDPPITAIAQPTGELGRAAVRALIDRLEGREPHSAILPAQLVVRRSCGEPPVATGAAGTPPAPGSPRTQPPTSPAPTPNRSDR, via the coding sequence ATGGCGAGCATCAAGGACGTCGCAGCCGGCGCGGAGGTCTCCGTCGCCACGGTGTCCCGGGTACTCAACGGCCATCCGTCGGTCAGGCCCGACACCCGCACCCGGGTGATGGCCGCCGTGGAGGCCCTCGGTTACCGGCCGAACGCCGTCGCCAGGTCCCTGCGCACCCAGCAGACCCGCACCCTCGGCCTGGTCATCAGCGATGTGCTGAACCCGTACTTCACCGAGCTGGCCCGCTCCGTCGAGGACGAGGCGCGGGCGCACGGCTACAGCGTGATCATCGGCAACGCCGACGAGCAGCCCGCCCTCCAGGACCACCACATCCGCACCCTCACCGACCGCCGGATCGACGGCCTGCTGGTCAGCCCCACCGACGGCGGTTCGCCGCTCATGCTCGACGCGGTCCGGGCCGGTGTGCCGATGGTCTTCGTGGACCGCTGGATCCCGGGCGTGGACGTCCCCGTCGTACGCTCCGACGGGCGCGGCGCCGTCCGCGACCTGGTCGCCCACCTGTACGCCCTGGGCCACCGCCGACTGTCCATCATCGCGGGCCCGGCCACGACCACCACCGGCAGCGAGCGGGTGGACGCCTTCCGCGAGGCGCTGCGCGAACACGGCCTGCCGCTCCCGGACGCCCGGATCGGGCACGGCGACTTCCAGGCCGCCAGCGGGCGCCGGGAGGCGGCCCGGCTGCTGGCGCTGGCCGAGCCCCCCGACGTGATCTTCGCCGCCGACAATCTGATGGCGCTCGGCGCGATGGACGCGATCCGCTCCCATGGCCTGCGCATCCCGCAGGACATCGCGCTGGCCGCCTTCGACGACATCCCGTGGTTCGTCCACACCGACCCGCCGATCACCGCCATCGCCCAGCCGACCGGCGAACTCGGCCGGGCCGCGGTGCGCGCGCTGATCGACCGGCTGGAGGGGCGGGAGCCGCACTCCGCGATCCTCCCCGCGCAGCTGGTGGTACGCCGCTCGTGCGGCGAGCCGCCCGTGGCCACGGGCGCCGCCGGTACACCCCCCGCGCCCGGCTCCCCCCGTACGCAGCCCCCCACGTCCCCCGCCCCCACGCCGAACAGGAGCGACCGGTGA
- a CDS encoding ATP-dependent RecD-like DNA helicase: MSNMAVLEGVLERITYANEENGYTVARVDTGRGSDLLTVVGSLLGAQPGESLRMEGHWGSHSQYGKQFTVENYTTVLPATIQGIRRYLGSGLIKGIGPVMADRITTHFGLDTLDIIEQEPKRLIEVPGLGPKRTKMIAAAWEEQKAIKEVMIFLQGVGVSTSIAVRIYKKYGDASISVVRNEPYRLAADVWGIGFLTADRIAQAVGIPHDSPERVKAGLQYALSQSTDQGHCFLPEEQLISDAVKLLQVDTGLVIDCLAELAAEEGVVRERVPGPEGGEEQVTAVYLVPFHRAEISLASQVVRLLRTEQDRMPAFRDVDWDKALLWLAGRTGAELAPEQQAAVRLALTEKVAVLTGGPGCGKSFTVRSVVELARAKQAKVLLAAPTGRAAKRLAELTGAEASTVHRLLELKPGGDAAYDRDRPLDADLVVVDEASMLDLLLANKLVKAVAPGAHLLLVGDVDQLPSVGAGEVLRDLLSATSPAPNVRLTRIFRQAQQSGVVTNAHRINSGVHPVTQGLPDFFLFVEDETEEAGRLTVDVAARRIPQKFGLNPRRDIQVLAPMHRGPAGAGTLNGLLQQAITPARPGLPEKRFGGRVFRVGDKVTQIRNNYDKGANGVFNGTVGVVTSLNPEDQKLTVLTDEDEEVEYEFDELDELAHAYAVTIHRSQGSEYPAVVIPVTTGAWMMLQRNLLYTAVTRAKKLVVLVGSRKAIGQAVRTVSAGRRFTALGHRLAGGGADGRPWESSPRGSGTGVKRAG; the protein is encoded by the coding sequence ATGTCCAACATGGCAGTGCTGGAAGGGGTCCTGGAGCGGATCACCTACGCCAACGAGGAGAACGGCTACACGGTCGCCCGCGTCGACACCGGCCGCGGTTCCGACCTGCTGACCGTCGTCGGCTCGCTGCTCGGCGCCCAGCCCGGCGAGTCGCTGCGCATGGAGGGCCACTGGGGTTCCCACTCCCAGTACGGCAAGCAGTTCACCGTGGAGAACTACACGACGGTCCTGCCCGCCACCATCCAGGGCATCCGGCGCTATCTCGGTTCCGGGCTGATCAAGGGCATCGGCCCGGTGATGGCCGACCGGATCACCACGCACTTCGGCCTGGACACCCTCGACATCATCGAGCAGGAGCCCAAGCGCCTCATCGAGGTGCCGGGGCTCGGCCCCAAGCGGACGAAGATGATCGCCGCCGCCTGGGAGGAGCAGAAGGCGATCAAGGAAGTGATGATCTTCCTCCAGGGGGTCGGGGTCTCCACCTCCATCGCCGTCCGGATCTACAAGAAGTACGGCGACGCCTCGATCTCCGTCGTGCGGAACGAGCCGTACCGGCTGGCCGCAGACGTCTGGGGCATCGGCTTCCTGACCGCCGACCGCATCGCCCAGGCGGTCGGCATCCCGCACGACTCGCCGGAGCGGGTCAAGGCCGGACTCCAGTACGCGCTCTCCCAGTCCACCGACCAGGGGCACTGCTTCCTCCCGGAGGAGCAGCTGATCTCCGACGCGGTGAAGCTGCTCCAGGTCGACACCGGGCTGGTCATCGACTGCCTGGCCGAGCTGGCCGCGGAGGAGGGGGTCGTGCGGGAGCGGGTGCCCGGACCCGAAGGCGGCGAGGAGCAGGTCACCGCGGTCTATCTGGTGCCCTTCCACCGGGCCGAGATCTCGCTCGCGTCCCAGGTGGTCAGACTCCTGCGCACCGAGCAGGACCGGATGCCCGCCTTCCGTGACGTCGACTGGGACAAGGCGCTGCTCTGGCTGGCCGGGCGCACCGGCGCCGAGCTGGCGCCCGAGCAGCAGGCGGCGGTCCGCCTCGCGCTCACCGAGAAGGTCGCGGTGCTGACCGGCGGCCCCGGCTGCGGCAAGTCCTTCACGGTCCGCTCCGTGGTCGAGCTGGCCCGCGCCAAGCAGGCCAAGGTGCTGCTCGCGGCGCCCACCGGCCGCGCCGCCAAGCGGCTCGCCGAGCTGACGGGGGCCGAGGCGTCCACCGTGCACCGCCTCCTGGAGCTGAAGCCGGGCGGCGACGCCGCGTACGACAGGGACCGCCCGCTCGACGCGGACCTGGTCGTCGTGGACGAGGCGTCGATGCTCGATCTGCTCCTCGCCAACAAGCTGGTCAAGGCCGTCGCCCCGGGCGCGCATCTGCTGCTCGTCGGTGATGTGGACCAGCTGCCGTCCGTCGGCGCGGGCGAGGTGCTGCGCGATCTGCTGTCGGCGACCAGCCCGGCGCCGAACGTCCGGCTGACCCGGATCTTCCGCCAGGCCCAGCAGTCCGGGGTGGTCACCAACGCCCACCGGATCAACTCCGGGGTGCACCCGGTCACCCAGGGCCTGCCGGACTTCTTCCTCTTCGTGGAGGACGAGACCGAGGAGGCGGGGCGGCTCACGGTCGATGTGGCGGCCCGCCGTATCCCGCAGAAGTTCGGGCTGAACCCGCGCCGTGACATCCAGGTCCTGGCCCCCATGCACCGCGGCCCGGCCGGCGCGGGCACGCTCAACGGCCTGCTCCAGCAGGCGATCACCCCGGCCAGACCGGGGCTGCCCGAGAAGCGGTTCGGCGGCCGGGTCTTCCGGGTCGGCGACAAAGTCACCCAGATCCGCAACAACTATGACAAAGGTGCCAATGGGGTCTTCAACGGCACGGTGGGCGTGGTCACTTCGCTCAACCCGGAGGACCAGAAGCTGACGGTGCTCACCGACGAGGACGAGGAGGTGGAGTACGAGTTCGACGAGCTGGACGAGCTGGCGCACGCGTACGCGGTGACCATCCACCGCTCGCAGGGCAGTGAGTACCCCGCCGTGGTCATCCCGGTCACCACGGGTGCCTGGATGATGCTCCAGCGCAACCTGCTCTACACGGCCGTCACCCGGGCGAAGAAGCTCGTCGTCCTGGTCGGCTCCCGGAAGGCGATCGGCCAGGCGGTGCGCACGGTCTCCGCGGGCAGGCGGTTTACCGCGCTGGGCCACAGACTGGCGGGAGGCGGTGCGGACGGAAGACCATGGGAATCGTCACCCCGGGGTTCCGGGACCGGGGTGAAGAGGGCAGGATAA